Proteins from one Papaver somniferum cultivar HN1 unplaced genomic scaffold, ASM357369v1 unplaced-scaffold_158, whole genome shotgun sequence genomic window:
- the LOC113337163 gene encoding protein LAZ1 homolog 2-like: MTYPRFPFNGGVYHHRFLVIEEDMGGIIMNSSYFDGTYGDLYKPALIIGAVFVLVSLFLSIILMLQHLRWYTNPPEQKWIVAVLFMVPFYACESIISLWNPKLSVACDIIRNCYEAFALYSFGRYLVACLGGERRVVQLLEYESRKQLSEPLLEEESKNKTLQNPSFKHFFFQPQVLGENLYTIVKFGLVQYMILKTVCSLLALILEVFGVYGDGEFKWYYGYPYIALVYNFSQMWALYCLVKFYNATHEKLQPIKPLAKFISFKAIVFATWWQGMGISILCAVGVLPKEGKFQNALQDFLICIEMAIAAVAHVFVFSPKPYRFLTVSEQGKVTSITTKANLKVEEDGKEKQAVVEQKETRVEAPGTSVTESVQDIVLGGGQHVVKDVVLTINQAMEPVEKGVTKIQEKFHHISIGSEKEGPKVEVEQIEENISGDGSNLERSEEIITHDETDR, encoded by the exons ATGACATATCCAAGGTTTCCTTTTAATGGTGGAGTTTATCATCACAG GTTTTTGGtgattgaagaagatatgggtgGCATTATAATGAACTCCTCGTATTTTGATGGAACTTATGGTGATCTCTATAAGCCAGCACTGATCATTGGAGCGGTCTTTGTCTTGGTTTCATTGTTTCTTTCCATCATTCTCATGTTGCAACATCTCCGATGGTATACTAATCCCCCG GAACAAAAATGGATTGTAGCTGTGCTGTTCATGGTTCCGTTCTATGCTTGTGAGTCT ATTATATCATTATGGAATCCGAAATTATCTGTCGCATGTGACATCATAAGGAATTGTTACGAAGCATTTGCTTTGTATTCTTTTGGCAGATATTTAGTTGCCTGTCTTG GTGGTGAACGAAGAGTTGTACAACTACTCGAATATGAATCAAGAAAACAACTCTCGGAGCCATTACTGGAAGAAGAGAGCAAGAATAAGACATTACAAAATCCATCATTCAAACACTTTTTTTTCCAACCGCAAGTTCTTGGAGAAAACTTGTACACAATTGTAAAATTTGGTCTTGTACAATAT atgattcTGAAGACGGTTTGTTCATTATTGGCATTGATATTAGAGGTTTTTGGGGTTTATGGAGACGGAGAATTCAAGTGGTATTATGG GTACCCTTATATAGCTCTAGTATATAACTTCAGTCAGATGTGGGCTCTGTACTGTCTCGTGAAGTTCTATAATGCCACTCATGAAAAGCTACAACCAATAAAACCACTTGCCAAGTTCATTAGCTTTAAAGCTATTGTATTTGCAACTTGGTGGCAAGGTATGGGTATCTCAATACTGTGTGCAGTTGGCGTTTTACCTAAAGAGGGGAAATTTCAAAATGCACTTCAagattttctcatatgtataGAA ATGGCTATTGCAGCAGTTGCGCACGTTTTTGTCTTCTCGCCCAAACCGTATCGTTTCCTGACAGTCTCTGAACAAGGAAAAGTCACTTCCATTACAACCAAAGCCAACCTCAAGGTAGAGGAGGATGGTAAAGAGAAACAAGCAGTGGTTGAACAAAAGGAAACCCGGGTGGAGGCCCCTGGAACAAGTGTTACAGAGAGCGTACAGGATATCGTGCTTGGAGGTGGTCAACAT GTTGTCAAGGATGTTGTTTTGACAATAAACCAAGCAATGGAACCAGTGGAGAAGGGAGTGACCAAAATACAAGAAAAGTTTCATCACATTTCAATCGGTTCCGAAAAGGAAGGACCTAAGGTAGAGGTTGAACAAATAGAAGAAAACATTTCAGGAGACGGATCCAACTTGGAACGATCTGAAGAGATAATTACTCACGATGAAACTGACAGATAG
- the LOC113337162 gene encoding inter alpha-trypsin inhibitor, heavy chain 4-like, which yields MAEEFVKSVEDGIKLSKRIYFGKDRNVTPPRAISIVSEKQQQYLPASPMMYGVISDPSIVDNPDIPSYQPHVHGRCDPPALIPLQMNSIEMEANVWLDTVFVSMVGSWRVHCVMGSRSCDCRIAIPMGNQGSILGVEIEVNRRSFHSQLTSVEDTTDCVKLAKVEDGGFLKPHIFTLTIPQIDGGANISVKANWSQKLAFDAGQFTVNIPFSFPEYVTPAGKKIAKREKVKLNVNPGIGSEVLCKTSSHPLKEIRRQAGKLAFSYEADVLTWSNMEFKFSYAVSSKDISAGLLLQSPPVDDLDQREMFCIHLHPGNHQTRKVFRRKVVFVIDTSASMKGKPLEAVKSALSAALSKLNPEDSFSIIAFNGETYLFSSSLVPATKETIENATQWISINFIAEGGTNILLPLNQAIDMLSGAESSDSVPLIFLLTDGTVEDEKHICDVMKSHMKNKGSMSPRISTFGIGTYCNHYFLQILAQISRGYYYAAYEVDSLYVRMQKLLTEASSIIYANITIDSIDNLQELEVYPSLFPDLLSGMPLTVSGRYKGRFPDSVKIKGVLADMSNYEVDLKLQQAKDIPLDRVFAKRHIDVLTAQAWYTQSKKLEEKVARMSIQTGIPSEYTRMVVLQNDGGKKASDSIDIQEVNKLDLQKMVDSEGRKIMLLQCLGIGFGNLTATTESIPPGWGEPELPEPVADAFVKAASNCCSSLADLCCCMNCIRCCSSMNNQCGILIVQLCGGLACLGCFSCCGDD from the exons atggcggaagaaTTCGTGAAATCAGTAGAAGATGGAATCAAACTCTCTAAACGAATCTATTTCGGCAAAGACAGAAACGTTACACCGCCGAGAGCGATATCAATTGTATcggaaaaacaacaacaatatttGCCGGCATCTCCGATGATGTATGGTGTAATTTCTGATCCATCCATTGTTGATAATCCTGATATACCTAGTTATCAACCGCATGTACATGGTAGATGTGATCCGCCGGCTTTGATTCCGTTGCAGATGAATAGTATTGAAATGGAGGCGAATGTGTGGTTGGATACTGTTTTTGTGAGTATGGTTGGATCTTGGCGTGTTCATTGTGTTATGGGGAGTCGGAGTTGTGATTGTCGGATTGCTATTCCCATGGGAAATCAG GGTTCAATTCTAGGTGTTGAGATTGAAGTCAACAGAAGGTCTTTTCATTCCCAACTAACTTCTGTGGAAGACACTACAGATTGTGTAAAGTTAGCGAAAGTTGAAGATGGTGGCTTTTTGAAACCCCATATATTTACCTTGACGATACCACAG ATCGATGGAGGGGCAAATATATCTGTCAAAGCAAATTGGTCTCAGAAGCTGGCGTTCGATGCTGGTCAGTTCACTGTGAATATACCATTTAGTTTTCCAGAATATGTAACTCCTGCAGGGAAAAAAATCGCCAAGAGAGAAAAAGTAAAATTGAATGTGAATCCTGGTATTGGATCAGAAGTTTTATGCAAGACATCTAGCCATCCTCTGAAG GAAATAAGACGCCAAGCAGGAAAATTGGCTTTCTCATATGAAGCAGATGTTCTTACATGGTCAAATATGGAATTTAAATTCTCTTATGCG GTTTCTTCAAAAGACATATCTGCTGGGTTGCTGTTGCAATCTCCACCTGTTGATGATTTAGATCAGAGAGAGATGTTCTGCATCCATCTTCACCCCGGCAATCATCAGACTAGAAAG GTTTTCAGAAGGAAAGTGGTATTTGTTATTGATACAAGTGCAAGTATGAAAGGAAAGCCCCTTGAGGCTGTGAAGAGTGCACTCTCTGCAGCCCTCTCTAAGCTCAACCCCGAGGATTCTTTCAGCATAATAGCTTTCAATGGAGAGACATATTTATTCTCTTCGTCCCTGGTGCCAGCAACAAAGGAAACAATTGAAAATGCTACTCAGTGGATAAGCATTAACTTTATAGCAGAAGGTGGTACAAACATATTGCTACCCTTAAATCAG GCAATAGACATGCTATCTGGTGCTGAATCTTCTGATTCAGTCCCTCTCATTTTTCTTCTAACTGATGGGACTGTGGAAGACGAAAAGCATATCTGTGATGTTATGAAAAGTCATATGAAAAATAAAGGGTCTATGTCTCCGCGTATCTCTACATTTGGGATAG GCACATACTGTAATCATTATTTCTTGCAAATTTTGGCACAAATCAGCAGAGGCTATTATTATGCGGCTTATGAAGTAG ATTCACTCTATGTCCGGATGCAAAAATTACTTACTGAAGCCTCTTCCATTATTTACGCGAATATCACCATTGACAGTATTGATAATCTTCAGGAACTTGAG GTTTATCCGTCCCTATTTCCAGACCTGCTATCTGGAATGCCATTAACTGTTTCAGGCAGATACAAAGGGAGGTTTCCTGATTCTGTTAAAATTAAAGGCGTTTTAGCAGATATGAGCAATTACGAAGTAGATTTGAAGCTGCAGCAGGCGAAGGATATACCTCTCGACAGA GTATTCGCTAAAAGGCACATTGATGTACTCACTGCTCAAGCTTGGTACACTCAAAGCAAGAAGCTGGAAGAGAAG GTTGCCAGAATGAGCATACAAACTGGGATTCCATCTGAATATACGCGTATGGTTGTTCTTCAGAACGATGGAGGGAAGAAAGCCTCAGATTCAattgatatacaagag GTAAACAAATTGGACTTGCAGAAGATGGTCGACTCCGAAGGTCGAAAAATAATGCTGCTGCAATGCTTGGGAATTGGTTTTGGCAACCTGACAGCCACAACGGAAAGTATACCTCCTGGATGGGGAGAACCCGAGTTACCAGAACCTGTCGCAGATGCATTTGTGAAAGCAGCTTCAAACTGTTGTAGCAGTCTTGCAGATTTGTGTTGTTGCATGAACTGCATCAGGTGTTGTTCCAGTATGAATAACCAATGTGGCATTCTTATCGTACAACTTTGTGGTGGTTTGGCGTGCTTAGGCTGTTTCAGCTGTTGTGGAGATGATTGA
- the LOC113337188 gene encoding receptor-like protein 52, which yields MISKQVISLIFFLPLLIPVVNSLKIQEENEERSILLKLKKEFGIDSSFLKSWSSDTSHHCNWERIQCDAAGSVSGILFRFMNINERVPGFICDLKNLIEIDLIGNFIPGKFPLPILNCSELQFLDLSINQFVGKIPNDIDRLLNLRVLNLGYNKFSGDIPSSIGKFQFLQKLSLLTNRFNGSFPPEIGNLSNLEFLGMAYNKFLPSKIPDEFSKMTKVRNFWMQEINLFGKIPYWIGNFSNMDRLSLSTNNLSGKIPENLFLMKNLKIMDLYENKLSGEIPREMECSNMEGIDLSNNELTGSIPEGIGKLRNLTRLAMHQNRLTGEIPTSIGLLPLLTNIQLFTNNLSGELPKELGLHSKLEVLEVFDNKLSGNLPENLCFGGEFHGISAFSNKLTGELPKELAKCPSLSNLMINDNLFSGVLPDQLSSNLIILNLANNKFGGSIPAGIGSLKNLEIFSLRSNRLNGSIPKDIIHLQKLQILDLSLNNLSGNIPKELGNLDGLIRSSLQSDGYVTGFGLEMVNKGVLTELQRIYKYSASIDLSCNIFDGTIPEEISLLKILSSLNLSHNYFSGNIPATIGSLSTLESLDLSSNRLFGHIPESLTTIDSLGVLDLSHNMLSGKIPRESHFDTLSLDGSAFTGNDLLCGFPTEKVCEEKGGVINLPDKVDKNDLLLFCASVSLGIIVGFWGFFFVLLLNKQKWWFPYWRFIDSVAIEITVCIQKI from the coding sequence ATGATTTCTAAACAAGttatttctctaattttttttcttcctctacTAATTCCGGTAGTAAACTCACTCAAAATTcaggaagaaaatgaagaacgAAGTATTCTTCTAAAACTCAAGAAAGAATTTGGGATTGATTCATCATTCTTAAAATCATGGAGTTCGGATACATCTCATCACTGTAATTGGGAACGTATTCAGTGTGATGCTGCTGGTTCTGTTTCTGGAATTCTATTTCGATTCATGAATATCAATGAAAGAGTTCCAGGTTTTATTTGTGATTTGAAAAATTTAATAGAAATTGATCTCATTGGGAATTTTATTCCCGGGAAATTTCCGCTTCCTATCTTGAACTGTTCTGAACTTCAGTTTTTAGATCTTTCCATTAATCAGTTCGTCGGAAAAATTCCTAATGATATCGATAGGCTTTTAAATCTCCGGGTTCTTAATCTGGGATATAATAAATTCTCTGGTGATATTCCTTCTTCAATTGGGAAATTCCAGTTTCTGCAGAAATTAAGTCTTCTTACTAACAGGTTTAACGGTAGTTTCCCGCCAGAAATCGGTAACTTATCAAATCTCGAATTTCTTGGAATGGCTTATAATAAGTTTTTGCCGTCGAAAATTCCTGACGAGTTCAGTAAAATGACGAAGGTGAGAAACTTTTGGATGCAAGAAATAAACCTATTCGGAAAAATTCCATATTGGATTGGTAATTTTTCAAATATGGATCGTCTAAGTCTTTCAACTAATAATTTGAGCGGGAAAATTCCAGAGAATTTGTTTTTAATGAAGAATTTAAAAATTATGGATTTATATGAAAACAAATTGTCAGGTGAAATTCCAAGAGAAATGGAATGTTCGAATATGGAAGGAATTGATCTTTCTAACAATGAGTTAACGGGCTCGATTCCTGAAGGTATTGGTAAATTGAGGAATCTGACAAGGTTAGCTATGCATCAGAATCGATTAACAGGAGAAATACCAACAAGTATCGGTTTACTTCCACTACTTACCAACATTCAATTGTTTACAAACAACTTATCAGGTGAGCTTCCCAAAGAACTCGGTTTACATTCCAAGCTTGAGGTCCTTGAAGTATTCGATAACAAACTTTCAGGAAATTTACCTGAGAATCTATGCTTCGGTGGTGAATTTCATGGGATTTCGGCGTTTTCGAATAAACTTACTGGGGAGTTGCCGAAAGAACTCGCAAAATGTCCTAGTTTATCAAACTTAATGATAAATGATAATCTGTTTTCCGGGGTACTTCCAGACCAGTTGAGTTCGAATCTAATTATTCTCAACTTAGCGAATAACAAATTTGGAGGGAGTATTCCAGCAGGTATTGGTTCACTCAAAAATCTTGAAATCTTCTCTTTAAGGTCAAACAGATTAAATGGGTCGATACCCAAAGATATTATTCATTTGCAAAAACTTCAGATACTAGACTTATCGCTAAATAATCTTTCGGGTAATATTCCTAAAGAATTAGGAAATCTGGATGGACTAATAAGGAGTTCTCTGCAGTCGGACGGTTATGTTACTGGGTTTGGATTGGAGATGGTGAACAAAGGGGTCTTAACAGAACTTCAGAGAATATACAAATATAGCGCATCAATTGATCTTTCGtgcaacatttttgatggaacaattCCAGAAGAGATAAGCTTATTAAAAATACTCTCTTCGCTTAATTTGTCTCATAATTATTTCTCAGGAAATATTCCAGCAACAATCGGAAGCTTGTCAACATTAGAGTCTTTGGATTTAAGTTCTAATAGATTATTTGGACACATCCCGGAATCTTTGACAACAATAGACTCCCTCGGGGTTCTAGATTTATCTCACAATATGTTGAGCGGCAAGATTCCAAGAGAGAGTCATTTTGATACGCTGAGTTTGGATGGTTCAGCTTTCACTGGGAATGATTTATTATGTGGATTTCCGACAGAGAAAGTTTGTGAAGAAAAAGGCGGAGTTATTAATCTTCCAGATAAAGTTGACAAAAACGATTTGTTATTGTTTTGTGCTAGTGTGTCATTGGGAATTATAGTTGGATTCTGGGGTTTCTTCTTTGTCCTGCTTTTAAACAAACAAAAGTGGTGGTTTCCTTACTGGAGATTTATTGATTCCGTTGCTATTGAAATAACAGTTTGTATTCAAAAAATTTGA